Proteins encoded by one window of Pseudonocardia sp. HH130629-09:
- the mraY gene encoding phospho-N-acetylmuramoyl-pentapeptide-transferase, with product MRGLFLAAGLALAVSILLTPYLIRFFARQGFGQEIREEGPQSHQSKRGTPTMGGVAILLAIWVGYLGSHAFTREPITASALLVLFLTTALGVVGFLDDYLKLRRKRNLGLNKTSKIVGQVLTASIFGILAVRFVNERNLAPASESLSFVRDITVLSFGVVGFVLLCNLIVAAWSNAVNLTDGLDGLAAGTAAMVLGTYVIIAFWQFRNNCAVAATAGCYEVRDPLDVGLVAAAAMGGCIGFLWWNAAPARIFMGDTGSLALGGLLAGLSMVTRTELLLVVIGGVFVVEALSVSLQIIVFRTSRRRLFRMAPFHHHFELAGWAETTVIIRFWLLAAICAAMGLGIFYSEWLSMSGSG from the coding sequence GTGAGAGGCCTGTTCCTGGCCGCGGGTCTCGCGCTCGCGGTGTCGATCCTGCTCACCCCGTACCTGATCCGCTTCTTCGCGCGACAGGGCTTCGGGCAGGAGATCCGCGAGGAGGGCCCGCAGAGCCACCAGTCCAAGCGCGGTACGCCGACGATGGGCGGCGTGGCGATCCTGCTCGCCATCTGGGTCGGCTACCTGGGCTCGCACGCGTTCACCCGGGAGCCGATCACCGCCTCGGCGCTGCTGGTGCTGTTCCTGACCACCGCGCTGGGCGTCGTCGGGTTCCTCGACGACTACCTGAAGCTGCGCCGGAAGCGGAACCTCGGCCTCAACAAGACTTCGAAGATCGTCGGCCAGGTGCTGACCGCCTCGATCTTCGGCATCCTCGCCGTGCGTTTCGTCAACGAGCGCAACCTGGCCCCGGCCTCGGAGAGCCTGTCGTTCGTCCGCGACATCACGGTGCTGAGCTTCGGCGTCGTCGGGTTCGTGCTGCTGTGCAACCTGATCGTCGCCGCCTGGTCGAACGCGGTGAACCTCACCGACGGTCTCGACGGCCTCGCCGCGGGCACCGCCGCGATGGTGCTGGGCACCTACGTGATCATCGCGTTCTGGCAGTTCCGCAACAACTGCGCGGTCGCCGCGACGGCCGGCTGCTACGAGGTCCGCGACCCGCTCGACGTCGGCCTGGTCGCCGCCGCCGCGATGGGCGGCTGCATCGGGTTCCTCTGGTGGAACGCCGCGCCGGCCCGCATCTTCATGGGCGACACCGGCTCGCTGGCGCTCGGCGGCCTGCTCGCCGGCCTGTCCATGGTGACCCGCACCGAGCTGCTGCTCGTCGTCATCGGCGGTGTGTTCGTCGTCGAGGCGCTGTCGGTGTCGCTGCAGATCATCGTGTTCCGCACCTCGCGGCGGCGACTGTTCCGGATGGCGCCCTTCCACCACCACTTCGAGCTGGCCGGATGGGCCGAGACGACGGTCATCATCCGGTTCTGGCTGCTCGCCGCGATCTGCGCGGCGATGGGGCTGGGCATCTTCTACTCCGAGTGGCTGTCCATGTCGGGTTCCGGATGA
- a CDS encoding UDP-N-acetylmuramoyl-tripeptide--D-alanyl-D-alanine ligase, whose product MIEMTPAEIAAVTGGRLHRIDDEAAAAPVTAVEFDSRRIGPGGLFLALPGERADGHDFAAQAVTRGATAVLAGREVDAPAIVVPPVEGRDSQTYLGEIDPDGTGAAVLAGLGRLSRHVLGALPGLAVVGVTGSAGKTSTKDLLAAVLSPLGPTVAPPESFNNELGTPYTALRADAGTRNLVLEFSARGIGHIAALCAIAPPRIGVVLNVGSAHLGEFGSRAAIATAKGELVEALPPGDLPGGRGGVAVLNADDELVSAMASRTSARVVTFGRAADAHVRATDIALTSGRASFRLVTPAGSADVALRLVGEHQVSNALAAAAVALELGGTPDGIAAALSAASPASRWRMEVTDRADGVTVVNDAYNANPESVRAAIDALGQIAGPDRRSWAALGPMAEIGDDAAAEHAGVAEYARAAGAMVVAVGAPDYGPGAEHVADLPAALTLLRERTRPGDVVLVKASRSAGLERLAAGLLTTEGPVYR is encoded by the coding sequence GGGCCGGGCGGGCTGTTCCTGGCGCTGCCGGGGGAGCGGGCCGACGGCCACGACTTCGCCGCGCAGGCCGTCACCCGCGGGGCGACCGCGGTGCTGGCGGGCCGCGAGGTCGACGCCCCGGCGATCGTCGTGCCGCCGGTCGAGGGGCGCGACAGCCAGACCTACCTCGGTGAGATCGACCCCGACGGGACCGGCGCCGCCGTCCTGGCCGGGCTCGGCCGCCTCTCCCGGCACGTGCTGGGCGCCCTGCCGGGGCTCGCCGTCGTCGGCGTGACCGGATCGGCGGGCAAGACCTCCACCAAGGACCTGCTGGCCGCGGTGCTGTCCCCGCTGGGGCCGACGGTCGCGCCGCCGGAGTCGTTCAACAACGAGCTCGGCACGCCCTACACCGCGCTGCGCGCCGACGCGGGCACCCGCAACCTCGTGCTGGAGTTCTCCGCCCGCGGGATCGGCCACATCGCCGCGCTGTGCGCGATCGCGCCACCGCGGATCGGGGTCGTGCTCAACGTCGGCTCCGCCCACCTCGGCGAGTTCGGGTCCCGCGCCGCGATCGCCACGGCCAAGGGCGAGCTCGTCGAGGCGCTGCCCCCGGGTGACCTGCCCGGCGGCCGGGGCGGCGTCGCCGTCCTCAACGCCGACGACGAGCTGGTCTCCGCCATGGCGTCCCGCACCTCCGCCCGGGTCGTCACCTTCGGACGCGCCGCGGACGCGCACGTGCGGGCCACCGACATCGCCCTGACCTCGGGTCGGGCGTCGTTCCGGCTGGTCACCCCGGCCGGGTCGGCCGACGTCGCGCTGCGGCTGGTGGGGGAGCACCAGGTCTCCAACGCCCTCGCCGCCGCCGCGGTCGCCCTGGAGCTGGGCGGCACCCCGGACGGGATCGCGGCGGCGCTGTCCGCGGCGTCGCCGGCGTCGCGCTGGCGGATGGAGGTCACCGACCGCGCCGACGGGGTGACCGTCGTCAACGACGCCTACAACGCCAACCCCGAGTCCGTCCGCGCCGCGATCGACGCGCTCGGGCAGATCGCCGGTCCGGACCGCCGGTCCTGGGCGGCGCTCGGCCCGATGGCCGAGATCGGGGACGACGCGGCCGCCGAGCACGCCGGGGTCGCGGAGTACGCACGCGCCGCCGGGGCCATGGTGGTCGCCGTCGGGGCGCCCGACTACGGGCCCGGCGCCGAGCATGTCGCCGACCTGCCCGCCGCCCTGACCCTGCTGCGGGAGCGGACCCGGCCCGGCGACGTCGTGCTGGTCAAGGCCTCCCGCAGCGCCGGGCTGGAGCGGCTCGCCGCCGGCCTGCTGACGACCGAAGGACCGGTGTACCGGTGA
- the murD gene encoding UDP-N-acetylmuramoyl-L-alanine--D-glutamate ligase, with the protein MSGPFGGGPVLVAGAGVSGLAAASALVEAGTRVLLSDDREEALASLPDGIEPWRGGGIPEGVRTVVTSPGRRPDHPLVAEAAGLGVEVIGEPELAWRLGALRDTPPSWLVVTGTNGKTTTTEMLAAILARAGVDAVACGNIGHPVVTAVAAGHAVLAVELSSFQLHWSPSVRPAAGVVLNVAEDHLDWHGGMDAYAAAKARALVGEVAVGGVDDAVAARLLARAPAPCRVGVTLSAPGPDQLGVADGVLTDRAFGGGELLAADAVVPPGPPGITDALAAAALARAHGVDPTHIGAALAAFTPGPHRSAPVGEHAGVTYLDDSKATNPHAAGAALAAVAARRPGARAVWVVGGLLKGVDQAELGLLAAAHAERLAGIVVIGTDRTPIVEALTRHAPGLPVHEVAPGHDGPMAPSDLQDPMPAAVRRASGLARPGDVVLLAPAAASMDQFRDYAHRGDAFAAAVAGLAAAGVSR; encoded by the coding sequence ATGAGCGGCCCGTTCGGCGGGGGACCCGTCCTGGTCGCGGGGGCCGGTGTCTCCGGTCTCGCGGCCGCGTCGGCCCTGGTGGAGGCGGGCACCCGGGTGCTGCTGTCCGACGACCGGGAGGAGGCGCTGGCCTCGTTGCCCGACGGCATCGAGCCGTGGCGCGGCGGCGGGATCCCCGAGGGGGTCCGTACGGTCGTCACCTCGCCGGGGAGACGCCCCGACCACCCGCTGGTCGCCGAGGCCGCCGGGCTCGGTGTCGAGGTGATCGGGGAGCCGGAGCTGGCCTGGCGGCTCGGCGCGCTGCGCGACACGCCGCCGTCCTGGCTGGTGGTGACCGGCACCAACGGCAAGACCACCACCACCGAGATGCTCGCGGCGATCCTCGCGCGCGCCGGGGTGGACGCCGTCGCCTGCGGCAACATCGGCCACCCGGTGGTCACCGCGGTCGCCGCGGGCCACGCGGTGCTCGCCGTCGAGCTGTCGAGCTTCCAGCTGCACTGGTCGCCGTCGGTGCGCCCGGCCGCGGGCGTGGTGCTCAACGTGGCCGAGGACCACCTGGACTGGCACGGCGGAATGGACGCCTACGCCGCGGCGAAGGCCCGCGCGCTGGTCGGGGAGGTCGCCGTCGGCGGGGTCGACGACGCCGTCGCGGCCCGGCTGCTGGCACGGGCCCCGGCTCCGTGCCGGGTCGGGGTCACGCTGTCCGCCCCCGGGCCGGACCAGCTCGGCGTCGCCGACGGGGTGCTGACCGACCGCGCGTTCGGCGGCGGGGAGCTGCTCGCGGCCGACGCCGTCGTCCCTCCGGGGCCGCCCGGGATCACCGACGCGCTCGCCGCGGCCGCGCTGGCCCGCGCGCACGGCGTCGACCCGACCCACATCGGCGCGGCCCTGGCGGCGTTCACCCCCGGCCCGCACCGCAGCGCCCCGGTGGGCGAGCACGCCGGTGTCACCTACCTCGACGACTCGAAGGCGACCAACCCGCACGCCGCCGGGGCCGCGCTGGCCGCCGTCGCCGCCCGCCGGCCCGGCGCCCGCGCGGTCTGGGTGGTCGGCGGGCTGCTCAAGGGTGTGGACCAGGCCGAGCTCGGCCTGCTCGCCGCCGCGCACGCCGAGCGGCTGGCCGGGATCGTCGTGATCGGGACGGATCGGACACCGATCGTCGAGGCGCTGACGCGACACGCGCCCGGCCTCCCGGTGCACGAGGTCGCGCCGGGACACGATGGCCCGATGGCGCCCTCCGACCTGCAGGACCCGATGCCGGCCGCGGTCCGCCGCGCGTCCGGCCTGGCCCGCCCCGGCGACGTCGTGCTGCTCGCCCCGGCCGCCGCCTCGATGGACCAGTTCCGCGACTACGCCCACCGCGGCGACGCGTTCGCCGCCGCCGTCGCCGGTCTGGCCGCCGCCGGGGTGTCCCGGTGA
- the ftsW gene encoding putative lipid II flippase FtsW, giving the protein MSPAAPDRTLGQVAVTGASGAVRRLRRWLRRPLTSLHLILGVFGLLTLFGLVMVLSASSVGDGSSYSVFTRQLMFCGVGLVLFYVGLRVPPRRLRAAAPVLLIIGLVALVLVLIPGIGVLRGGARSWFAFGPVSLQPSEGTKIALTLWGAHVLAARRAVMHRWKHALNPVVPVTLVIFTLLVLEPDLGMTISVGIIMLALLYFGGAPVKLLALIAGGGLAGAVILGLTAGYRASRITAFLSPSADPLGPAYQATQALYALADGGLFGVGLGQGRAKWDYLPNAHNDFIFAIIGEELGLVGAGAVLALFATLAYTGMRIAARNTDPWLRIVVATSTAGLVVQASINIGYVVGLLPVTGLQLPLISSGGTSLVVTMFLFGLLTNAARHEPEAVAALRKDGQGRLAKLLRLPLPQPYRAPVPVSRWAAR; this is encoded by the coding sequence GTGAGCCCGGCGGCGCCGGACCGCACGCTCGGCCAGGTCGCCGTCACCGGCGCCAGCGGGGCCGTGCGGCGGCTGCGGCGCTGGCTGCGCCGGCCGCTGACCTCGCTGCACCTGATCCTCGGCGTCTTCGGGCTGCTGACCCTGTTCGGGCTGGTGATGGTGCTGTCGGCGTCGTCGGTCGGCGACGGCTCGTCGTACTCGGTGTTCACCCGCCAGCTGATGTTCTGCGGGGTCGGGCTCGTGCTGTTCTACGTGGGCCTGCGTGTGCCGCCGCGACGCCTGCGGGCCGCGGCACCGGTGCTGCTGATCATTGGGCTGGTCGCGCTGGTCCTGGTGCTGATCCCGGGGATCGGCGTGCTGCGCGGCGGCGCCCGGTCGTGGTTCGCGTTCGGCCCGGTGTCGCTGCAGCCGTCGGAGGGCACGAAGATCGCGCTGACGCTGTGGGGCGCGCACGTGCTGGCCGCCCGCCGCGCGGTGATGCACCGCTGGAAGCACGCGCTGAACCCGGTCGTGCCGGTGACGCTGGTGATCTTCACGCTGCTCGTGCTGGAGCCCGACCTGGGCATGACGATCTCGGTCGGGATCATCATGCTCGCGCTGCTGTACTTCGGCGGTGCCCCGGTGAAGCTGCTCGCGCTGATCGCGGGCGGCGGCCTGGCCGGTGCGGTGATCCTCGGGCTGACCGCCGGCTACCGGGCCAGCCGGATCACGGCGTTCCTGTCGCCGTCGGCGGACCCGCTGGGTCCGGCGTACCAGGCGACGCAGGCGCTGTACGCGCTCGCCGACGGCGGCCTGTTCGGCGTCGGGCTCGGCCAGGGCCGGGCGAAGTGGGACTACCTGCCCAACGCCCACAACGACTTCATCTTCGCGATCATCGGCGAGGAGCTGGGGCTCGTCGGGGCCGGAGCGGTGCTCGCACTGTTCGCGACGCTGGCCTACACCGGCATGCGGATCGCCGCCCGCAACACCGACCCGTGGCTGCGGATCGTCGTCGCGACGTCGACGGCGGGCCTGGTTGTCCAGGCCTCGATCAACATCGGGTACGTCGTGGGACTGCTGCCGGTGACCGGGCTGCAGCTCCCGCTGATCTCCTCCGGCGGTACCTCGCTGGTGGTGACCATGTTCCTGTTCGGGCTGCTCACGAACGCGGCCCGGCACGAGCCGGAGGCGGTCGCCGCGCTCCGGAAGGACGGGCAGGGGCGGCTGGCGAAGCTGCTGCGCCTGCCGTTGCCGCAGCCCTACCGCGCACCGGTCCCGGTGTCGCGGTGGGCGGCGCGTTAG